A window of Candidatus Eremiobacteraceae bacterium contains these coding sequences:
- a CDS encoding RNA polymerase sigma factor, which translates to MQRIANGDGEAFAELVRRYTRMLYNVAYRYNASSAEDLVQESFLRAYQHANTFSGRSKVSSWLYRICVNVCLTHQGKSGVPMADIDDVNEAELVSRTEDRPDATAVRGETFRELEDGLRALPSQQRMVFILRELQGLSYGEIADILGMNEQAARTNLCRAKRRLQVWLDPLIS; encoded by the coding sequence ATGCAGCGCATCGCCAACGGCGACGGCGAAGCGTTCGCAGAGCTGGTGAGGCGATACACACGGATGCTCTACAACGTCGCGTACCGATACAATGCTTCCTCGGCCGAGGACCTCGTCCAGGAATCGTTCCTGCGCGCCTACCAGCATGCCAACACGTTTTCGGGGCGCAGCAAAGTATCGTCTTGGCTCTACCGCATCTGCGTGAACGTCTGCCTCACCCATCAAGGCAAGTCGGGCGTGCCGATGGCGGACATCGATGACGTGAACGAAGCGGAACTCGTCAGCCGGACCGAAGATCGGCCGGATGCGACGGCGGTCCGCGGCGAGACGTTCCGCGAGCTCGAGGATGGCTTGCGAGCGTTGCCTAGCCAGCAGCGAATGGTCTTCATCCTTCGGGAGCTTCAGGGACTCTCGTACGGCGAGATCGCCGACATCCTGGGCATGAACGAGCAGGCGGCTCGCACCAACCTGTGTCGCGCCAAGCGGCGCCTCCAGGTCTGGCTCGACCCGCTGATCAGTTAG